CGCCCGAGGCCCCCACCAGGATGGGGGTGCCCACGGCGCCGAATGTGACCGGCGTGCTCTGCACCATCATCCCCAGCATGACCGCACAGAGGGCCGGGAAGCCGAGCGCCACGAGCAAAGGACCGACCACGGCGGCCGGCGTGCCGAAGCCGGCGGCGCCCTCGATGAACGCGCCAAAAAGCCACGCGATGATGACCACCTGTACGCGCCGGTCCGTACTGATACGCGTGAAACCATCCCGGATGGCCGCCACGCCGCCGGAATACGTGAGCGTGTTCAGCAACAGGATGGCGCCAAAGATGATGTAGAGGATGTTAAACGTGATGAAGAGGCCCTCGACGGTAGAGGCGGCCACTCGGGTGAAGTCGACTCCCCAGACCGTCAGGGCGATCACGGCGGCGGCGATATAGACCACCGGCATGGCGCGCCGCGCCGGCCAGCGGAAGCCGACGAGCAGAGCCGCCGCCAATACGATGGGGAAAAGAGCGACAAATGCCTGGAGGGGCAGGGGCATGGCGGATGGCTGGTACGTGATGTGGGCGGGGAGCTCCAACGAAGGTAGGGTCCGAGGCACTGCCCCGCAAGCGCTTCCGCGGGGGGCGACAAGGCGCTTGGTGGTCTTCCATGGCGACAAAAAAGGCATCCCCTGAAACAGAAGGGGGCCCAGGCCTGTACCAGGCAGCTTGTGAGCATCTGTTTCTTGAATACCGACGCGCTCCAGCCGCAGCCTGACAAGGGTATCCGGGGCTCAAGCGCATTATACCACGTCTATGGAGTTTGTCGCGCTGGGGAGTACGGAAGCAATAGGCGCCAGCTGCCTGTTCCTGAATATCAACGATACCGGCATCGTGCTGGACGCCGGCGCCGATCCTGAGGAGGAGGGCGTCGAGAGCCTGCCCCGATTGGACCTGTTGCGGCGCAACTCGGCCTGGTATGTGGACCACGTGATCGTTACGCACGCGCACCACGACCACATGGGGTCGCTCCCCGTGCTCCTCCGTGAATACCCCAACGTACACGTCCACATGTCGCCGGCCACTCGTCAACTGGCCGATCTTCTGCTGCCCGCCTCCGCCAGGCTCCAGCGTCGCAAGCTCAAGGAGGGGTCCAGCGCGCATGAGCCGTTGTTTAGTGAGGAGGAATTGGACATGCAGAGTTTCCTCTACCTGACACACGAACTGCACGAGTCGTTCGACCTCCGGGGCATCAAGGATAAGAGTCCGTTTCGGGGAGAGTTTTATAACGCGGGCCACGTGCTGGGATCGGTAGGAGTGCAGATGACCTTCGAGGAAGAGGGGCGCCGGCGTCGGGTGTTTTATTCGAGCGACACCAACATTCGCCCGCAGGACATCATTCCGGGCGGCGACTATCCCGAAGGGCCCATCGATATCCTCATCCTCGAATCGACACTCGGGGCCGACCCCGAGGCCGAAAAGACGACGCGTAAGCTGGAGGAGGATCGGTTTGCCAGTGCGCTCGCGCGGGTGCTCGATCGCGGCGGTGCGGTGTTGATTCCGGTTTTCGCCCTCGGACGCGCCCAGGAGATGCTCGCGATGATCGACCGGTTCAAAGCGCAGGGGCGCATTCCCGAGGACATCCCGATCTACACGGCGGGGTCGATGCGGGCGGTGGCGGACCTGTACGACAAGACGCGGCTCACGACGCCCCGGCTGGATCCGGAATTTCAGGTGTACGGTGTGCCGCAGCGCCGGCTTCCCCGCAGCAACGAGGCCACGCGCGACGCGCTCAGCCAGCCCAGCATCCATATCATGAGCAGCGGGATGATGTTCGAGCGAACCATCTCGAACCGGCTTGCGCAACAACTGGTGGAGAGCGATAAAAACGGCGTCTTTTTCGTGGGCTTCGTCAAAGAAGACTCGCCGGCCCGGATGATCATCGACGCCGCCGCGAACGGCCAGGGCAATCATGTCGTCCTGGACCGTATGGTGGGGCCGCAACCGATCAATTGCGACGTCGATCGGTTTCGGTTTAGCGGCCACAGCAATCGGCGCGACCTCCTCCAGATCGTCGAGCGGCTCAGGCCGAAGCAGATCGTGCTCGTCCACGGCGAAACCGAGGCCCGCGAGTGGATGGCGGACAACATCGCCTACTTCTATCCGGATACTACGGTCCACCTCCCGGAATGCGGCCAGCGCCTCGTGCTCTGACGTTCGTTGTAGCTACGGCCCCCCGTTTGATCTCGTGAACGTGCGCAGTACATTGGGCGCGCAGTGGCGTTTGTGTGACGCTGCCGCCGGATCTCCCACCCCACCTTCCCTGCCGCCCCATGCGTTTCTGGACGCGTGCCGCCGATCGGATCGATCGGCTCAATGAAACCATCGGTCGCGCGACGTACTGGCTGGTGCTCGGCATGGTCGTGCTGGGCGCGTTTAATGCCGTCGCACGGTACCTGGATCGGTTCACCGGCATCGGGCTCAGCTCCAATACCTACATCGAGTTGCAGTGGTACTTCTTCAGCCTGGTGTTCCTGCTGGGGGCGGCTTACACGTTGAAGCACGACGCGCATGTGCGGGTAGATGTGTTATACGGTCGACTTGGCCCGAGGGGTCAGGCGTGGATCAATATCGCCGGCGTAGTGCTGTTTCTGATTCCGTTTTGCGCACTCATGATCGCGGTCTCCGTGCCGTCCGTGATGAACTCGTGGGCCGTGCGAGAGATGTCGCCGGATCCGGGCGGCTTGCCGCGGTATCCGATCAAGACGATCATTCCGATCGCGTTTATGCTGCTGATCCTGCAAGGCATTTCCATGCT
The DNA window shown above is from Rhodothermales bacterium and carries:
- a CDS encoding TRAP transporter small permease subunit, with amino-acid sequence MRFWTRAADRIDRLNETIGRATYWLVLGMVVLGAFNAVARYLDRFTGIGLSSNTYIELQWYFFSLVFLLGAAYTLKHDAHVRVDVLYGRLGPRGQAWINIAGVVLFLIPFCALMIAVSVPSVMNSWAVREMSPDPGGLPRYPIKTIIPIAFMLLILQGISMLVRQITQLQQPVGRTPAVEEGR
- a CDS encoding MBL fold metallo-hydrolase, which encodes MEFVALGSTEAIGASCLFLNINDTGIVLDAGADPEEEGVESLPRLDLLRRNSAWYVDHVIVTHAHHDHMGSLPVLLREYPNVHVHMSPATRQLADLLLPASARLQRRKLKEGSSAHEPLFSEEELDMQSFLYLTHELHESFDLRGIKDKSPFRGEFYNAGHVLGSVGVQMTFEEEGRRRRVFYSSDTNIRPQDIIPGGDYPEGPIDILILESTLGADPEAEKTTRKLEEDRFASALARVLDRGGAVLIPVFALGRAQEMLAMIDRFKAQGRIPEDIPIYTAGSMRAVADLYDKTRLTTPRLDPEFQVYGVPQRRLPRSNEATRDALSQPSIHIMSSGMMFERTISNRLAQQLVESDKNGVFFVGFVKEDSPARMIIDAAANGQGNHVVLDRMVGPQPINCDVDRFRFSGHSNRRDLLQIVERLRPKQIVLVHGETEAREWMADNIAYFYPDTTVHLPECGQRLVL